The Solanum dulcamara chromosome 6, daSolDulc1.2, whole genome shotgun sequence genome contains the following window.
ACTAGTAATCAAGAGGAAACTAGAAACATGGGCAGCAGCAGGCCTTATAATTCTACACCATATGAAAATTGGAGCAATGGACAGTGGCATGATCCTAATTCACATGGACCTGAGCACAGATGGCAACCCAGTTTCCCTCGTCCTCCGCCTCCCCGGCAAATCCCTCAGGTATTCTCTACATGAAACATAGATATGCATGTTAATTTAAATCCTGAATCCGACTCTAAAGAGAGATCCtataattgatttgattttgaagtGTTTTGTGTTGCACAGAATCCTAGACGTGTCGTTCATGATCCATGGTTGCCTGTAACAGATGGACCATTTCCAGTACCTCACGGTGCAACTAGGTAAACGTTTTATTCTAtctatttttttgtcaaaatccAAGATTGATCATTTCAAGAACCACTTGCAGTTATCCATATCGAGGCCAACCACGACGTAGGCTACCTCATGCTCCTGTTCGTGTTCTAGTCCATAACGATGATCTAACACAACATGAACCATATCCGAGACCAAGCCAACTTCCATTTGATTCTCCTCCTCCTCTATGGTTTATGCAGAACAGTGAAACGTCGAGGGATGAATCCAAATTGAGCCCAAATGAGCAAAAGGAAACCTTGAATAAGCTCAAGAAAGAAATCTACAATCCTGTACAATCAAAAGTTGCAAAACAAGTAGGACTTTACTTTAGAGGCTTGAATAATATTACCACCAACGAATCGAGCAAGGACAAGGATGAGGATGGTAAAAGATGTTCAATTTGCTTGGAAGATTTTGTGCCTAAAGAAATGGTGACAGTTACACCATGTAGACACATGTTCCACGAAGACTGCATcgttccatgggtgaaaagtcATGGCTCGTGCCCTGTTTGTCGATTTGCTATCTGTGAAAGAATGAAACAGGACACAACAGACTCATCGGCGCCAAGGACTACTATTGCAACAAACACAATGCCAGCACATGAACTGATGATGGAAAGGGAC
Protein-coding sequences here:
- the LOC129891882 gene encoding uncharacterized protein LOC129891882 isoform X1, with product MGSSRPYNSTPYENWSNGQWHDPNSHGPEHRWQPSFPRPPPPRQIPQNPRRVVHDPWLPVTDGPFPVPHGATSYPYRGQPRRRLPHAPVRVLVHNDDLTQHEPYPRPSQLPFDSPPPLWFMQNSETSRDESKLSPNEQKETLNKLKKEIYNPVQSKVAKQVGLYFRGLNNITTNESSKDKDEDGKRCSICLEDFVPKEMVTVTPCRHMFHEDCIVPWVKSHGSCPVCRFAICERMKQDTTDSSAPRTTIATNTMPAHELMMERDLISIMSAFDETFELDQIRSFLLPRLTRG
- the LOC129891882 gene encoding uncharacterized protein LOC129891882 isoform X2 produces the protein MATQFPSSSASPANPSVFCVAQNPRRVVHDPWLPVTDGPFPVPHGATSYPYRGQPRRRLPHAPVRVLVHNDDLTQHEPYPRPSQLPFDSPPPLWFMQNSETSRDESKLSPNEQKETLNKLKKEIYNPVQSKVAKQVGLYFRGLNNITTNESSKDKDEDGKRCSICLEDFVPKEMVTVTPCRHMFHEDCIVPWVKSHGSCPVCRFAICERMKQDTTDSSAPRTTIATNTMPAHELMMERDLISIMSAFDETFELDQIRSFLLPRLTRG